In Synergistaceae bacterium, a genomic segment contains:
- a CDS encoding NAD(P)H-dependent oxidoreductase: MSNKLVAYFSASGTTGNIAKKLAESIGADLYEIKPAVKYTSADLNWNNRSSRSSIEMRDKSSRPELADKNAKISGHDVIFLGFPIWWYVAPTIINTFLESYDFTGKKIILFATSGGSGFGQAVAGLQPSAPGAKIVEGKLFNRSVSPDELKKWAESF; encoded by the coding sequence ATGAGCAACAAATTAGTAGCTTATTTCTCAGCAAGCGGCACAACAGGCAATATCGCAAAAAAATTAGCTGAATCAATCGGCGCAGACTTATACGAGATCAAACCTGCAGTAAAATATACAAGCGCAGATTTAAACTGGAATAACAGAAGTTCCCGTAGCAGTATCGAAATGCGCGACAAGTCATCACGTCCCGAACTCGCAGACAAGAACGCAAAAATTTCCGGCCATGATGTTATTTTTCTGGGCTTCCCAATTTGGTGGTACGTTGCACCGACGATAATTAACACTTTTCTCGAAAGCTACGATTTTACGGGCAAGAAAATTATTTTATTCGCTACATCGGGCGGATCGGGATTCGGTCAGGCCGTCGCAGGTTTACAGCCAAGCGCACCGGGGGCAAAAATTGTCGAGGGAAAATTATTTAACCGTTCTGTCAGTCCTGATGAGTTAAAGAAGTGGGCAGAAAGTTTTTAG
- a CDS encoding cupin domain-containing protein, which produces MSSLALVFVINMRTGNLFTKVNRTNDEFLEILFSGNSNFRVERIVSEGHISPQNFWYDQNESEFVAVLQGNAKLEFENKILELTPGDWVIIPPHEKHRVIYTSIEPACVWLAVFGVE; this is translated from the coding sequence GTGAGTTCTCTTGCGCTCGTTTTTGTTATTAACATGAGAACCGGCAATTTATTCACAAAAGTTAACCGCACTAATGATGAATTTCTCGAAATACTTTTTTCGGGCAATAGTAATTTCAGAGTCGAGCGCATTGTATCAGAGGGTCATATTTCGCCGCAAAATTTCTGGTACGATCAAAATGAGTCTGAATTTGTCGCGGTCCTGCAGGGAAATGCAAAATTAGAGTTCGAGAATAAAATTTTAGAGCTTACCCCCGGCGATTGGGTGATAATTCCTCCTCACGAGAAGCACAGAGTAATTTATACATCGATTGAGCCTGCTTGTGTGTGGCTGGCCGTTTTTGGTGTAGAATAA
- a CDS encoding transporter substrate-binding domain-containing protein: MKKKLFCAVIIALIMAGCASSAVIFSTRIGYLTRLNTDEENFRGIITNAHRTSDWSIFTSNHEMFGVKFYNSLIAMQMALEANEIDEMALPEMTASYVVHMNPDLEVCCAAHSHIPMSLAFGFMEKSRPLLEKFNKAIRDMELDFTLANLQGEYINNSDNYTPVKFARFPGADTIRVAVTGDLPPVDFVAPDGNPAGYNTALLAEIGRRIKANIEIIHVEAGSRTVALTSGRADVAFWYETTQISDIKLDAPDGVLLSEPYYSWNTFLHIRKKLRR; encoded by the coding sequence ATGAAGAAAAAATTATTTTGCGCGGTTATTATTGCGTTAATTATGGCCGGCTGTGCGTCTAGTGCTGTGATATTCTCAACAAGAATCGGCTATTTGACACGATTAAACACTGATGAAGAAAATTTCAGGGGTATTATAACGAATGCTCACAGGACAAGCGACTGGTCAATTTTCACGTCAAATCATGAAATGTTCGGAGTAAAATTTTATAATTCACTAATAGCAATGCAAATGGCTCTTGAGGCTAACGAAATTGACGAGATGGCATTACCCGAAATGACAGCAAGCTATGTAGTTCACATGAATCCCGATTTAGAAGTCTGCTGTGCTGCACATTCGCATATACCGATGAGTCTTGCGTTCGGTTTCATGGAAAAATCTAGGCCGCTGCTCGAAAAATTCAATAAAGCTATAAGAGACATGGAATTAGATTTTACGCTTGCAAATCTTCAGGGAGAATATATAAATAACTCAGATAATTATACGCCCGTAAAATTTGCAAGATTCCCCGGAGCTGACACTATAAGAGTCGCTGTAACGGGTGATTTGCCGCCTGTTGATTTTGTTGCGCCGGACGGTAATCCAGCAGGATATAATACGGCCTTACTCGCTGAAATAGGCAGACGAATCAAAGCTAATATCGAAATAATTCACGTAGAAGCAGGAAGCAGAACAGTTGCATTAACTTCAGGACGCGCAGACGTAGCATTTTGGTACGAGACCACGCAAATTTCTGATATTAAACTTGATGCTCCCGACGGTGTATTATTGTCAGAGCCTTATTACAGCTGGAACACGTTTTTACATATACGCAAAAAATTAAGGCGTTAA
- a CDS encoding transporter substrate-binding domain-containing protein, protein MKKLLCALLAVMLMASCVFAADFLRVGEITKLNITPEDFNKLVYGIPTAKSMEFRNKPAPDGRVTKFYDSLTTLVLALNRGEVDEILLPKDVANYVLRNTDNLELSAINHIIPNYLSMGFKDDENGQKLKSVFNSALINLENNGKLAALKNLYITEPGFGEPESVQLGKFDGAQTIKVAVTGDLPPIDFIAEDGVPAGFNTAVLAEAAKIAKINVELVNIDSTARAAALVSGRVDVVFWFQSIPVGNVDVPEGIILSEPYYTWTEMYSLRKK, encoded by the coding sequence ATGAAAAAATTATTATGTGCTTTGCTCGCAGTTATGTTGATGGCCAGCTGCGTTTTTGCTGCTGATTTTCTCAGAGTCGGCGAAATCACAAAATTAAATATCACCCCTGAAGATTTTAATAAATTAGTCTATGGGATTCCGACGGCAAAATCTATGGAATTCAGAAATAAACCTGCACCCGACGGAAGAGTTACAAAATTTTATGATTCATTAACGACTCTAGTATTAGCACTCAATCGGGGAGAAGTTGATGAAATTCTACTGCCGAAAGATGTAGCTAATTATGTACTTAGAAATACTGATAATTTAGAACTCTCAGCGATTAATCACATAATCCCGAATTATTTATCAATGGGCTTCAAAGACGACGAGAACGGACAGAAATTAAAATCTGTGTTCAATAGTGCGTTAATCAACCTTGAGAATAACGGAAAACTCGCAGCCCTGAAAAATTTATACATCACTGAACCGGGATTCGGCGAACCTGAAAGCGTACAGCTCGGCAAATTTGACGGTGCGCAAACAATCAAAGTAGCAGTAACAGGAGACTTGCCCCCGATCGATTTTATTGCAGAAGACGGAGTCCCCGCAGGTTTTAATACAGCAGTACTCGCAGAAGCCGCAAAAATCGCGAAAATTAATGTTGAACTCGTAAATATTGACTCAACAGCAAGAGCAGCAGCACTCGTATCAGGCCGCGTTGATGTAGTTTTCTGGTTTCAGTCAATACCGGTCGGAAATGTTGACGTACCTGAGGGAATAATTTTGTCAGAGCCTTATTATACTTGGACAGAAATGTATTCGCTCAGGAAAAAATAA